A section of the Bacteroidia bacterium genome encodes:
- a CDS encoding BsuBI/PstI family type II restriction endonuclease, translating into MRFIAEHYNKPYAENSRETFRRQTLHQFVQAGIVNHNPENPELAINSKDNHYRISPEALKVIKTFNSRNWNKEIKYFKENVGLLRDKYHKKRELRKIPLILKDGTELTFSPGKHNEVQIAIIEEFSPRFAPGSDLLYVGDTAKKDLYMDKKGLEKLGIPIDEHSKLPDVVLYDKKKKWLFLIEAVTSHGPVSPKRIVEMEKMLKNCKAGKIYVTAFPDFKEFKKHTTDLAWETEVWVVSFPDHMIHFNGDKFMGPR; encoded by the coding sequence ATGCGTTTCATTGCCGAGCATTACAACAAGCCGTATGCAGAGAACTCACGAGAAACATTCCGTAGACAAACGCTTCATCAATTTGTTCAGGCAGGTATCGTTAACCACAATCCTGAAAATCCTGAATTAGCCATCAACAGTAAAGACAATCATTACCGCATATCACCGGAGGCTTTGAAGGTTATTAAAACCTTTAACAGTAGAAACTGGAATAAAGAGATCAAATACTTCAAAGAAAATGTGGGCTTGTTGAGAGACAAATATCACAAGAAAAGAGAATTACGGAAAATCCCATTGATTCTGAAAGACGGAACAGAGCTTACATTTTCACCGGGCAAGCACAATGAAGTTCAGATTGCCATCATTGAAGAATTTTCTCCCCGCTTTGCTCCCGGCAGTGATTTATTGTATGTCGGAGATACTGCCAAGAAAGACCTTTACATGGACAAGAAAGGGTTAGAAAAATTAGGAATCCCGATTGACGAACACAGCAAGTTGCCGGATGTCGTTCTGTACGACAAAAAGAAAAAATGGCTATTCCTGATTGAAGCAGTTACATCACACGGCCCTGTTTCCCCCAAACGGATTGTGGAAATGGAAAAGATGTTGAAGAACTGCAAAGCAGGTAAAATTTATGTAACAGCGTTCCCGGATTTTAAGGAATTTAAAAAGCATACTACTGATCTTGCCTGGGAAACGGAAGTTTGGGTAGTTAGCTTCCCAGATCACATGATCCATTTTAACGGAGATAAATTTATGGGGCCGAGATAA
- a CDS encoding adenylate/guanylate cyclase domain-containing protein, translating to MKQLFRIVMGFCMLMMSSQPLVAQKPNLDSLWSVWNDNSQPDTNRLKAIDKIAFQGYLYSQPDSAFHFAQMEYDFAAAKGLKKFMSYAMNIQGISFRLRGDYPRALEYYQKCLVIREEMGDKRGIAGSLNNIGLVYYNQGQFLKALEYYQRSSVIYEELKDKTGVANAFNNIGIIYVNNKDKSKALEYFQKSLETWEEIGDQRGIAGCLTNIGNIYQDQGDFPKALETLQRGLNIYQETGDKKGIADCQINLGNTYKALGDHLQALEYLQKSLMNYEEIGDKNGIVNSLNGIGSLYGIQGDNQKAITECQKAWQLAKEIGSFEIQKDAAKCLYDAYKGLGNGNKALEYHEQMLALNDSLQTEETAMQLERMEFQKQMLADSLKKEEEKLKIQMAHEEVVRKESQKRNIAIVSGFVFLLIAGGLYNRVRYIRKSRADISREKDRSDNLLLNILPAEIAEELKAKGRAEARDFDLVSILFTDFKEFTQASQQLSAKELLQEINTCFEAFDAICDKYGIEKIKTIGDAYMAAGGLPVPTDDSVKNIVRAALEMQNFIAQRKAANKVSGKPAFEMRAGIHTGPVVAGIVGVKKFQYDIWGDTVNTASRMESAGEVGKVNISQSTYELIKDDPDFTFEERGKVEAKGKGPVEMWYVSVSGEQ from the coding sequence TAGCTTTTCAGGGCTACCTGTACAGCCAGCCCGATTCAGCTTTCCACTTTGCGCAAATGGAGTATGATTTTGCGGCTGCTAAAGGACTGAAGAAGTTCATGTCCTATGCGATGAACATCCAGGGAATTTCATTTCGCCTCAGGGGGGACTACCCCAGGGCACTGGAGTATTACCAAAAGTGTTTAGTGATCCGGGAGGAAATGGGGGATAAAAGAGGAATCGCTGGCTCCCTGAATAATATCGGGCTTGTGTATTATAATCAGGGTCAATTTCTCAAAGCGCTGGAATATTACCAGCGAAGTTCCGTAATCTATGAGGAATTAAAGGATAAAACAGGTGTGGCCAATGCCTTTAATAATATTGGTATTATATACGTGAATAATAAGGATAAATCCAAAGCATTGGAATATTTCCAAAAAAGCTTAGAAACCTGGGAGGAAATCGGAGATCAAAGAGGAATTGCCGGCTGCCTGACCAATATAGGAAACATTTACCAAGATCAGGGTGATTTTCCCAAAGCACTGGAAACGCTACAAAGAGGTTTAAATATCTACCAGGAAACCGGTGATAAAAAAGGTATTGCTGATTGCCAAATTAATTTAGGGAATACTTATAAAGCCCTGGGCGACCATTTACAGGCGCTGGAATATCTGCAAAAAAGCCTGATGAACTATGAAGAGATCGGGGATAAAAATGGAATTGTTAATTCTCTGAATGGTATCGGAAGCCTTTATGGCATTCAGGGAGATAACCAAAAAGCTATTACCGAATGTCAAAAAGCCTGGCAACTGGCAAAAGAGATCGGAAGTTTTGAAATTCAGAAGGATGCCGCCAAATGCCTATATGATGCATACAAGGGTCTCGGAAATGGTAACAAAGCTCTGGAATATCATGAGCAAATGCTGGCGCTAAATGACAGCCTCCAGACAGAAGAAACCGCCATGCAGTTGGAGCGCATGGAATTTCAAAAGCAAATGCTGGCGGACAGCCTGAAGAAGGAAGAGGAAAAACTGAAAATACAAATGGCCCACGAGGAAGTGGTGAGGAAGGAAAGCCAAAAACGCAATATTGCCATCGTTTCCGGATTTGTCTTCCTGCTGATTGCGGGAGGGCTTTATAACCGCGTTCGTTACATCCGGAAGTCCCGCGCTGATATATCCAGGGAAAAAGACCGCTCTGATAATCTGTTGCTCAACATTCTCCCAGCCGAAATTGCTGAGGAGCTAAAGGCCAAAGGCCGTGCAGAAGCCCGGGATTTCGATTTGGTCAGCATCCTGTTTACCGATTTCAAGGAATTCACCCAGGCCTCGCAGCAGCTCAGTGCCAAAGAGCTGCTGCAGGAGATCAACACCTGCTTCGAAGCATTCGATGCCATCTGCGACAAATACGGCATAGAAAAGATCAAGACCATTGGTGATGCCTACATGGCTGCCGGAGGCTTACCCGTGCCTACTGACGATTCAGTGAAAAATATTGTGCGGGCTGCTTTAGAAATGCAAAACTTCATTGCGCAACGAAAAGCAGCTAATAAGGTAAGCGGCAAACCGGCCTTCGAAATGCGCGCAGGGATCCACACCGGCCCCGTGGTAGCGGGCATCGTAGGTGTGAAGAAATTCCAATATGATATATGGGGCGATACAGTGAACACCGCCAGCCGCATGGAAAGCGCAGGTGAAGTCGGGAAAGTCAACATCTCTCAAAGCACCTACGAGCTGATAAAAGATGATCCAGACTTCACATTTGAAGAAAGAGGAAAAGTAGAGGCCAAAGGAAAGGGACCCGTTGAGATGTGGTATGTTTCAGTGAGCGGTGAACAGTGA
- a CDS encoding PKD domain-containing protein: MDFTIDKDIQCLKDNIFLFTNTSQNSGLPMGYQWNFGDATTSVQDNPIKNYNAAGIYNVKLIATVGIGCKDSVSKMVNVMAPPVTPAISGKDLTRAAIDTYSVVNNPGSTYDWVINGGNQIAGGTGNEMVVQWTKDAGAATVKVTETSSNGCVGNLEVKRVTLLWPAAIDESGRSNLSLFPNPANNAVVLTGSNIPQGYYTLTLINQLGQVVYSQDWQQQENSMSRSLNLAELAPGIYMVVVQSDKLRLLERIVIER; this comes from the coding sequence GTGGATTTTACTATTGACAAGGACATTCAATGCCTGAAAGACAATATATTCCTCTTTACAAATACAAGCCAGAACAGCGGACTACCGATGGGATATCAATGGAACTTCGGGGATGCAACTACCTCGGTGCAAGACAATCCCATCAAGAATTACAACGCAGCAGGCATCTATAATGTAAAGCTCATAGCCACGGTGGGTATTGGATGCAAAGATTCTGTGAGCAAAATGGTGAATGTTATGGCACCTCCCGTTACTCCGGCTATTTCAGGGAAAGACCTGACGCGAGCCGCCATTGATACTTATAGTGTGGTTAACAACCCCGGCTCTACCTACGACTGGGTAATAAACGGGGGCAACCAAATTGCGGGTGGTACAGGAAACGAAATGGTAGTGCAATGGACAAAAGATGCTGGCGCAGCTACTGTGAAGGTGACGGAGACCTCCAGCAACGGCTGTGTGGGTAATCTTGAAGTCAAAAGGGTAACTTTACTATGGCCGGCTGCGATAGACGAATCAGGGAGAAGTAATCTTTCCCTGTTTCCCAATCCGGCAAATAATGCAGTGGTACTTACTGGCAGCAACATACCGCAGGGCTACTATACGTTGACGCTCATAAACCAGTTAGGCCAAGTCGTCTATTCTCAGGATTGGCAGCAGCAGGAAAATTCCATGAGCAGAAGTTTGAATTTAGCTGAACTGGCACCTGGCATTTACATGGTGGTTGTTCAGTCAGATAAACTGCGGCTGCTGGAGCGGATCGTTATAGAGAGATAG
- a CDS encoding cyclic nucleotide-binding domain-containing protein, which produces MQDKLFEFISKYISLTEDEKNAILSLDIFRSVKKGTTLLKEGQKSQYHYFVLKGCIRKYYIIDGEEKTTAFFTETEGLTPHCVINKAPSEYYVSCVEDTILIVANPDMGDELNAKFPKFQLMCGVLSEELLAKQQINFDEFKTSSPEQRYLNLLQKRPDLIQRVPQHQLASFLGIKPQSLSRLRARILEKKS; this is translated from the coding sequence ATGCAAGACAAACTATTTGAATTTATATCAAAATACATTTCTCTGACAGAAGATGAGAAGAACGCAATACTTTCGTTAGACATATTCCGCTCTGTTAAGAAGGGGACTACTTTACTCAAAGAAGGACAGAAATCGCAGTATCACTATTTTGTTCTAAAAGGTTGCATCCGGAAATATTACATCATAGATGGTGAAGAAAAAACTACCGCCTTTTTTACAGAAACGGAAGGCTTAACACCTCATTGTGTAATCAATAAAGCCCCTTCCGAATATTATGTATCTTGTGTGGAAGACACAATTCTGATAGTTGCAAACCCAGATATGGGAGATGAACTAAATGCTAAATTTCCTAAATTTCAACTAATGTGTGGAGTATTGTCGGAAGAACTTTTAGCAAAGCAGCAAATTAATTTTGACGAGTTTAAGACCTCTTCCCCTGAACAACGATATTTAAATTTATTACAGAAGAGGCCAGACCTTATTCAGCGTGTGCCACAACACCAATTAGCAAGTTTTTTAGGTATCAAACCTCAATCATTAAGCAGACTAAGAGCAAGAATTCTCGAAAAAAAGAGCTAA
- a CDS encoding PKD domain-containing protein encodes MKNLNSIRLILLIVFVGAVLWPVAGHSQLSGSYTINPNQAASSSNYQTWASAVGDLMSGSRADLGTAQGPGVSGAVVITAYDTIYGNTQISIGAISGASATNTITFRSAGGDSTACRLQFASSGSATDDYVLQLDGADHVTFQQIGFERTGNLTYSTVIEITNDADHNTFLRCWMKGYKMPSNTTLGFQYGIGSCIFFTGNGDSNQIIQNKMIYGYNGVYSFQSSTGNLIKDNVFDTIGCVGVYMTQQSGLNILNNTFNMGDFGTGQGHYVSYAIRLETSSSFLIKNNIIRMLAVNGLVVRGIVLVTNTSTQQAPAQVINNFITCMGEQQDNTGLSIYGADYINLYFNNVLITGSLATGAAYFHHPTYPSTHVKIINNNLVNTGSGYVYSITSSTAASDFDTINFNNVYSAGSKFANWLGTDYTSFANFKSGSSRDLQSLNVDPGYKSTTDLHASNYAIKEKARPYSSVPTDIDGDLRHPTKPDIGADEFPFPQNDASIVAITRPVSGSCEGLLQVAAVIRNLGLDTLKSATINWYVAGTAQTSVNWNGSLLRTESDTVVLGNYPFTTRVNIAARSLLPNGEVDSVPGNDSLVVSPQIFALPSANAGADTAICLGDSIQLGTSGTGASYRWLDLTNNVLGTNGQLTVMPAAKTSYILELTSSSTGCVDQDTVEIDVNPVPSADAGIDQGICWGDSVQIGTAMQTGNSYLWTSIPAGFSSGDAMPFVAPTVTTEYILEQSFPTGCSSFDTVTVNVFPLPTPGISGPDSICEGSTVSYNASPAAGSTYSWSVTGGQVISGQNTDTITVAWPASGPGSIMLTETNMNSCMDSISRTITINPNPEAKMAIDGSCAGRDISFVDTSANVQSRLWRFGDGSTATGATETHTYTSAGSYLVDLIVTNSFGCMDSMQQTLVVIDAPIADFSVTGTICEGDNVAFTNSSTHSNSYLWTFTSGQTSMQENPSFVFNTAGNYDVSLVAYGTGCNDSISKEITVNPLPDAGFTADVSGRDVSFVPNSTTGATYSWDFGDGEVSSEISPTHSYDDAMGWKTVSLTVTSQEGCIASFTDSVFLDIVGIKGQLPVSVSSLSIMPNPFREHTMIELDLAKAATVQVSLYDMQGRNIMTFINGHREAGKLQVEVDSEELKLNAGVYLLRIIVDGSPVSRQIVNID; translated from the coding sequence ATGAAAAATTTAAACTCAATCCGTCTTATCCTGCTTATTGTCTTTGTTGGCGCGGTTTTATGGCCGGTAGCAGGACATTCACAGCTAAGTGGCAGCTACACCATTAATCCGAACCAGGCGGCCAGCAGCAGCAATTACCAGACATGGGCTTCGGCTGTGGGCGACCTGATGTCCGGCAGCAGGGCAGATTTGGGAACGGCCCAGGGCCCTGGCGTTAGCGGTGCGGTAGTAATCACCGCGTACGATACTATTTATGGAAACACGCAGATCTCAATTGGTGCGATTTCAGGGGCATCCGCTACAAATACCATTACCTTTAGATCTGCCGGTGGAGACAGCACCGCCTGCCGGCTCCAGTTTGCATCGTCCGGCTCTGCCACGGATGATTATGTATTGCAGCTTGATGGGGCCGATCACGTTACCTTTCAGCAAATTGGCTTTGAAAGAACCGGTAACCTTACCTATTCTACGGTTATTGAAATTACCAATGACGCTGACCATAACACCTTTTTGCGCTGCTGGATGAAAGGGTATAAAATGCCCAGCAACACCACGCTTGGGTTTCAGTACGGGATTGGTTCATGTATCTTCTTCACCGGGAATGGCGACAGCAACCAGATCATCCAGAATAAAATGATCTATGGTTATAACGGAGTTTACAGTTTCCAGTCCAGTACAGGCAACCTCATCAAGGATAATGTATTTGATACCATAGGTTGCGTTGGCGTTTATATGACTCAACAATCCGGATTGAATATTTTGAACAATACCTTCAACATGGGTGACTTCGGTACTGGGCAGGGACACTACGTTTCGTACGCCATCAGGCTTGAAACCTCGTCATCCTTCCTCATCAAGAATAACATAATAAGAATGCTGGCTGTAAATGGCCTGGTAGTCAGAGGAATTGTACTTGTAACCAACACAAGTACCCAACAGGCACCTGCCCAGGTTATTAACAACTTTATTACCTGCATGGGCGAGCAGCAGGATAATACCGGGCTGTCAATTTATGGGGCCGATTACATTAACTTATATTTTAATAATGTACTGATAACCGGTTCACTGGCAACCGGGGCTGCTTATTTTCATCATCCCACATATCCCAGTACTCACGTAAAGATTATTAACAACAATCTGGTGAATACCGGAAGCGGCTATGTCTATTCCATTACTTCATCCACTGCAGCCTCTGATTTTGATACCATCAATTTCAATAATGTCTATTCGGCCGGATCCAAGTTTGCCAATTGGCTTGGGACCGATTATACCTCGTTTGCCAACTTCAAATCCGGATCCTCCAGGGATCTGCAGTCACTAAATGTTGATCCCGGTTATAAAAGCACTACAGATCTCCACGCTTCAAATTATGCCATTAAAGAGAAAGCTAGACCCTATAGCAGTGTACCTACTGACATTGATGGTGATCTCCGCCATCCAACCAAACCTGACATAGGTGCGGATGAATTTCCATTTCCCCAGAATGATGCGTCCATTGTGGCAATTACCCGACCTGTCAGCGGGTCCTGCGAAGGATTGCTCCAAGTTGCAGCAGTAATCCGAAACCTGGGACTCGATACACTCAAAAGCGCAACGATTAACTGGTATGTCGCTGGTACGGCACAAACTTCTGTGAACTGGAATGGCAGTTTGCTCAGAACAGAAAGTGATACGGTTGTACTTGGGAATTACCCATTTACAACGAGGGTTAACATCGCTGCAAGATCGCTGCTGCCCAACGGTGAAGTTGACTCAGTTCCTGGAAACGACAGCCTGGTCGTATCGCCACAAATATTTGCGCTGCCCTCCGCGAATGCCGGGGCAGACACCGCCATCTGTTTAGGCGATTCCATTCAACTGGGTACTTCAGGTACAGGTGCGAGCTACAGGTGGCTGGACTTAACCAACAATGTTCTCGGAACAAACGGGCAGCTTACCGTTATGCCTGCGGCTAAAACAAGCTATATACTTGAATTGACAAGCAGTTCTACCGGCTGTGTCGATCAGGATACAGTTGAGATTGATGTTAATCCTGTTCCTTCTGCTGATGCAGGTATAGATCAGGGAATTTGCTGGGGTGATTCCGTGCAAATAGGTACGGCCATGCAAACCGGGAACAGCTATCTCTGGACTAGTATTCCGGCAGGATTCAGTTCTGGCGATGCCATGCCTTTCGTGGCTCCTACAGTTACCACAGAGTACATCCTGGAGCAGTCATTTCCAACAGGGTGCAGCAGTTTTGATACGGTTACCGTAAATGTATTTCCCTTGCCCACACCAGGCATATCAGGTCCGGACAGCATTTGCGAAGGAAGCACCGTATCATATAATGCCAGTCCTGCTGCCGGTAGCACCTATAGCTGGTCGGTTACTGGTGGCCAGGTAATAAGCGGACAAAACACAGATACCATCACCGTAGCATGGCCAGCATCCGGCCCTGGAAGCATCATGCTGACAGAAACAAATATGAACAGTTGCATGGACAGCATTTCCAGAACAATCACCATTAATCCTAACCCTGAAGCCAAAATGGCCATTGACGGCAGTTGTGCGGGCCGGGACATCAGCTTTGTGGATACCAGTGCAAATGTGCAATCACGGTTGTGGAGATTCGGTGACGGATCAACCGCCACTGGAGCTACAGAAACCCACACTTATACAAGTGCAGGCAGCTATCTTGTAGATCTCATCGTTACCAACAGCTTTGGATGCATGGATTCTATGCAACAAACGCTTGTAGTTATTGATGCACCAATAGCAGACTTCAGCGTGACCGGAACTATTTGCGAAGGTGACAATGTGGCCTTTACGAACAGTTCCACGCATTCCAATTCCTATCTATGGACCTTTACCAGCGGTCAGACCTCCATGCAGGAAAATCCGTCATTTGTCTTTAATACAGCCGGGAATTATGACGTAAGCCTGGTTGCTTATGGTACCGGCTGCAACGATTCCATTTCAAAAGAAATCACGGTGAATCCGTTGCCGGACGCGGGGTTCACCGCAGATGTATCCGGAAGGGACGTCAGCTTTGTGCCCAACAGCACTACAGGGGCTACTTATAGCTGGGACTTTGGTGATGGGGAAGTCTCAAGCGAGATATCGCCCACCCATTCTTATGACGATGCCATGGGCTGGAAAACGGTCAGCCTGACTGTAACAAGCCAGGAAGGATGCATCGCCTCCTTTACCGATTCTGTTTTCCTCGACATTGTCGGGATAAAGGGACAATTGCCCGTCTCGGTGTCATCACTCAGCATAATGCCTAACCCATTCAGGGAGCACACAATGATTGAACTTGATTTGGCTAAAGCAGCCACGGTGCAGGTAAGCTTGTATGATATGCAAGGGCGCAATATCATGACGTTCATAAACGGCCACCGTGAAGCCGGGAAATTACAAGTGGAAGTTGACAGCGAAGAGCTAAAACTTAACGCAGGTGTTTATCTCCTCCGCATTATAGTGGATGGCAGCCCGGTTTCGCGACAGATCGTAAATATTGATTAA
- a CDS encoding winged helix-turn-helix transcriptional regulator: protein MDELGSGVRNTFKYCGIYTPGTKPEFIEEDVFRTIIPLKGEDGTTQMTTQIISEKILDLLRQYPTMSRKKLAEVLGDITEDGVKYHLDKLKEEGKIERIGGTRGKWKINV from the coding sequence GTGGACGAACTGGGTTCAGGTGTTCGGAATACTTTCAAGTATTGCGGAATTTATACTCCTGGAACCAAACCGGAGTTTATTGAGGAGGATGTATTCAGGACGATCATTCCGCTGAAGGGTGAGGACGGAACTACCCAAATGACTACCCAAATCATTTCGGAGAAAATCCTTGACCTGCTCAGGCAATACCCTACAATGAGTAGAAAGAAACTCGCAGAAGTATTGGGTGATATTACCGAAGATGGAGTTAAGTACCATCTGGATAAACTGAAAGAAGAAGGAAAAATTGAACGCATTGGTGGAACAAGGGGAAAATGGAAAATAAACGTGTAA
- a CDS encoding DUF695 domain-containing protein → MEFLSKLFGQTEKKADYQPYWTFYFSNVNDKLSSIATDLYLINIAPVHGQESVVYVSIKMLNPKENELLLDDPQFQFEARGNVVAKGKGEIRVFLTETSVGTGRTP, encoded by the coding sequence ATGGAATTTTTAAGTAAACTATTCGGACAAACAGAAAAGAAAGCTGACTATCAGCCATATTGGACTTTTTACTTTTCAAACGTAAATGACAAATTGAGTTCTATTGCAACCGACTTGTACTTAATCAACATTGCGCCAGTGCATGGACAAGAAAGTGTTGTTTATGTTTCTATTAAAATGCTAAATCCAAAAGAAAACGAACTGCTCCTGGACGATCCGCAATTCCAGTTTGAAGCGAGGGGGAATGTAGTGGCGAAGGGAAAAGGCGAGATAAGGGTGTTTCTCACTGAAACTTCAGTTGGCACAGGCAGGACACCCTAA
- a CDS encoding ribonuclease E inhibitor RraB: MQTIKNGRVLEQLEKGGDDLTKPREVFHWIYFKTQNELDQFENFTDSLGFETKNKGKTEQPNEYKFVISISRVDKVGYDEIDDYTLELWEKAQELNGDYDGWEASIEK, translated from the coding sequence ATGCAAACAATAAAAAACGGACGTGTTCTTGAACAACTTGAAAAAGGTGGAGACGACTTAACCAAACCAAGAGAAGTTTTCCATTGGATTTATTTCAAAACCCAAAACGAGCTTGACCAGTTTGAGAATTTTACTGACAGTTTAGGATTTGAAACGAAAAATAAAGGTAAAACCGAACAGCCTAATGAATACAAGTTTGTCATTTCAATTTCAAGAGTTGACAAAGTTGGATATGACGAAATTGACGATTACACTTTGGAACTTTGGGAAAAAGCCCAAGAATTAAATGGAGACTATGACGGATGGGAAGCTTCGATAGAAAAATAA
- a CDS encoding adenylate/guanylate cyclase domain-containing protein, giving the protein MNILPAEIAAELKEKGRAEKRDFDMVSILFTDFKEFTQASQQLSAKELVQEINTCFEAFDKICQKYGIEKKSKPLETPTWLRVSCLCQLKFQ; this is encoded by the coding sequence TTGAATATCCTCCCGGCAGAAATTGCAGCAGAACTCAAGGAAAAAGGTCGTGCAGAAAAACGTGACTTTGACATGGTGAGCATTCTGTTTACCGATTTCAAGGAGTTCACCCAGGCCTCGCAGCAGCTCAGTGCCAAAGAGCTGGTGCAGGAGATCAACACCTGCTTTGAAGCCTTCGATAAGATCTGCCAAAAATACGGCATAGAGAAAAAATCAAAACCATTGGAGACGCCTACATGGCTTAGGGTGTCCTGCCTGTGCCAACTGAAGTTTCAGTGA
- a CDS encoding N-6 DNA methylase, protein MENKNSIRPIEQELPSHFADRLGVAYASSVSQEHKKENGQFFTPVEIAGLMASYSEFDDNSVRILDPGCGSVILSCALIEHLVLSNKNLKAIELVTYETDAELIPISEQSLSYLKKWGADKEIEIATKLHTEDFILHNTDCFKESGDLFSKPVEQFDIVVSNPPYFKLSIDDKRAKVAKVVVNGHPNIYAIFMALSAILLKENGELIFITPRSYAAGGYFKIFREYFFKLIDLDKVHLFVSRKDTFSRDKVLQETVIIKGTKRPQPEPQVIISSSSGLKDLKNPLIKTFPKKDIIDLNSNEKILYLPTTDYDEAVLEIFKNWTGNLAKYNIKISTGPVVAFRARDYIRESRNNRDENGTVQLAPLFWLHNVKQMILEWPIVKPKKEQYINIEEKSMPLLIQNKNYILLRRFSSKDDKNRLIAAPYFCNFIKADYIGVENKVNYIYRPKGHLERNEVVGLCALLNSSLFDAYFRIFNGNVNVSATELREMSLPPLDTIQEIGDTIILSNDFSVEKTNRIVIEYFEPAYST, encoded by the coding sequence ATGGAAAATAAAAATTCCATACGACCTATAGAACAAGAATTGCCAAGCCATTTTGCTGACCGATTAGGCGTTGCGTACGCTTCTTCGGTTAGTCAGGAACACAAAAAGGAAAACGGGCAGTTTTTCACCCCGGTTGAAATCGCTGGATTAATGGCTTCCTACTCTGAATTTGATGACAATTCTGTTCGAATTCTTGACCCCGGATGTGGTTCTGTGATTTTATCATGTGCTTTGATTGAACACCTTGTTCTATCAAATAAAAACTTGAAGGCCATTGAATTGGTCACTTATGAAACGGATGCTGAACTTATTCCGATTTCAGAGCAATCACTTAGCTATTTGAAAAAATGGGGAGCTGACAAAGAAATTGAGATTGCAACCAAGCTTCATACTGAAGATTTCATTCTTCACAATACAGACTGCTTTAAAGAATCAGGCGATTTATTTTCCAAGCCAGTTGAGCAGTTTGATATTGTTGTTTCAAACCCTCCTTATTTCAAACTATCTATTGACGACAAAAGAGCAAAAGTTGCTAAAGTAGTAGTAAATGGCCACCCGAATATTTACGCCATCTTCATGGCTTTATCCGCAATACTGCTCAAAGAAAATGGCGAGTTAATTTTCATTACTCCACGCAGTTATGCGGCAGGCGGATATTTCAAAATATTCCGGGAGTATTTCTTTAAACTCATTGATTTAGACAAGGTACATCTTTTTGTTTCCCGAAAAGACACTTTTAGCAGAGATAAAGTATTGCAGGAAACAGTAATCATCAAAGGAACCAAAAGACCCCAACCTGAACCACAAGTTATCATTTCTTCATCAAGCGGATTGAAAGACTTAAAGAACCCATTGATAAAGACTTTTCCGAAAAAAGACATCATAGATCTTAATTCAAATGAGAAAATCCTCTATCTACCAACAACTGACTATGATGAAGCGGTTTTGGAAATTTTCAAGAACTGGACAGGTAATTTAGCTAAATACAATATCAAGATTTCAACCGGTCCTGTAGTGGCTTTTCGGGCAAGGGATTACATAAGGGAGTCCCGAAATAATCGGGATGAAAACGGAACGGTGCAATTAGCTCCTCTTTTTTGGCTGCACAATGTGAAACAGATGATTTTGGAATGGCCTATAGTTAAACCTAAGAAAGAGCAGTACATCAATATTGAAGAGAAATCCATGCCCCTACTCATTCAAAACAAAAACTATATCCTATTGAGACGCTTCAGCAGTAAGGATGATAAAAATCGATTGATTGCAGCCCCTTACTTCTGCAACTTTATCAAAGCAGATTATATCGGAGTTGAAAACAAGGTGAATTACATCTATCGCCCAAAAGGACACCTTGAACGAAATGAAGTTGTTGGCCTTTGTGCTTTGCTCAATAGCAGCCTTTTTGATGCATATTTCAGAATTTTTAACGGTAATGTAAACGTAAGTGCCACAGAGCTTAGGGAAATGTCATTGCCTCCACTGGATACCATTCAGGAAATCGGTGACACAATCATACTATCGAACGATTTTTCAGTAGAGAAAACAAACCGAATTGTAATCGAATATTTTGAACCAGCATACAGTACATGA
- a CDS encoding helix-turn-helix transcriptional regulator, which produces MLSIGEQIRKLREDQGLPLRKVAAELDIDQSILSKIERGERKASKEQIIQIARIFKVDEKELLINYLSDRVLYDLKNEDLATDALKVAEKKIKYMTKKQNGK; this is translated from the coding sequence ATGCTGTCAATAGGAGAACAAATAAGGAAGCTGAGAGAAGATCAGGGATTGCCTTTACGTAAAGTTGCGGCTGAACTGGACATTGACCAATCCATTCTAAGCAAGATAGAAAGAGGCGAGCGGAAAGCTTCAAAGGAACAGATCATTCAGATTGCCAGAATTTTCAAGGTGGACGAAAAAGAGCTACTTATTAATTACCTGAGTGACCGGGTACTTTACGACTTGAAGAACGAAGACTTAGCAACAGATGCATTAAAAGTAGCAGAAAAGAAAATTAAATACATGACCAAAAAACAAAATGGAAAATAA